A genomic window from Methanobrevibacter arboriphilus JCM 13429 = DSM 1125 includes:
- a CDS encoding HAD family hydrolase — translation MKKAIVFDNAGTLLERCRVVKNIKTGERADNNSLDLIDELGNSALVVIQTDTKKCIMLANGEKKLYDFIKNYNIPLDISYSSSNISKEEILPILKKSNIKLKEFHETAYQLSAENNFIELCSGSAFILNLNTYEVDYVIAAGGKVFPYVSEVIKTLRNRGIHTFIASGDRAKSLYELAEIINIPEENVFETANTKRKREIVAKLQEEGYKVMMVGNGPNDILAFEKADLAVLTLEQDEEVSKKVFDAADIVINQICQVLDIEF, via the coding sequence ATGAAAAAAGCTATTGTTTTTGATAATGCAGGAACACTATTAGAAAGATGTAGAGTTGTTAAAAACATTAAAACTGGTGAAAGAGCAGATAATAATTCTTTAGATTTAATAGATGAATTAGGGAATAGTGCTCTTGTTGTAATACAAACCGATACAAAAAAATGTATTATGTTAGCTAATGGTGAAAAAAAGTTGTATGATTTCATAAAAAACTATAATATCCCATTAGACATCAGCTACTCATCTTCAAATATTTCAAAAGAAGAAATACTACCAATATTAAAAAAAAGTAATATTAAACTAAAAGAATTCCATGAAACAGCTTACCAACTTAGTGCAGAGAATAATTTCATTGAATTATGTAGTGGTTCTGCTTTTATTTTAAATTTAAATACCTATGAAGTAGATTATGTTATAGCTGCTGGAGGAAAAGTGTTTCCATATGTTAGTGAAGTTATTAAAACTCTCAGAAACCGAGGGATCCACACATTTATAGCATCAGGAGATAGAGCAAAGTCATTGTATGAACTTGCAGAAATCATAAACATACCTGAAGAAAATGTTTTTGAAACAGCTAATACAAAAAGAAAAAGAGAAATTGTTGCTAAATTACAAGAAGAAGGATATAAAGTTATGATGGTTGGAAATGGACCAAATGACATACTTGCATTTGAAAAAGCTGATTTAGCAGTTCTTACACTTGAACAAGATGAAGAAGTATCAAAAAAAGTTTTTGATGCTGCAGATATTGTTATAAACCAAATATGTCAAGTATTAGATATTGAATTTTAA
- a CDS encoding sugar phosphate isomerase/epimerase family protein, with translation MKLGFSSLSLFMKSLEEILDIATNDKFDLLEILCEGPYWPRNLLNSQNHINLEVFDSYDIELMLHSPTIDLNPASMNEGIRNETAKQTKEALDLAAKIGALAITTHPGVVHRKEERIRNLAIRFCIETLKDCQKYAEDVGVILSVENMPNKQEYLANSPEEHRKLVESVGSSATIDWGHANTYKSPYEYLKIPNISYFHLNDNEGEKDSHIPLGKGSADFSKNFLNQVKKGIIELNNYEDVLKSKQYILKELNTD, from the coding sequence ATGAAATTGGGATTTTCATCATTATCACTTTTTATGAAGTCTTTAGAAGAAATTTTAGATATAGCTACAAATGATAAGTTCGATCTTTTAGAGATACTTTGCGAAGGTCCTTACTGGCCAAGAAATCTTCTTAATTCACAAAATCATATAAATCTTGAAGTATTTGATTCATATGATATTGAATTGATGTTACATAGTCCAACTATCGATTTAAACCCTGCTAGTATGAATGAAGGCATAAGAAACGAAACAGCTAAGCAAACAAAAGAAGCATTGGATTTAGCAGCTAAGATTGGTGCATTAGCAATTACTACTCATCCTGGTGTTGTTCATAGAAAAGAAGAAAGAATTAGAAATTTAGCAATTAGATTCTGCATAGAAACCTTGAAAGATTGTCAAAAATATGCTGAAGATGTAGGTGTGATACTTTCAGTAGAGAACATGCCTAATAAACAGGAATATTTAGCTAATTCTCCAGAAGAACATAGAAAACTAGTTGAATCTGTTGGATCTTCAGCTACAATTGATTGGGGGCATGCTAATACTTATAAATCTCCTTATGAATATTTAAAAATTCCTAATATTAGCTATTTTCATCTTAATGATAATGAAGGTGAAAAAGATTCTCATATTCCTCTTGGAAAAGGATCAGCAGATTTTAGTAAGAATTTTTTAAACCAAGTTAAAAAGGGAATAATAGAATTAAATAATTATGAGGATGTTTTGAAAAGTAAACAATATATTTTAAAAGAGTTGAACACTGATTAA
- the gatA gene encoding Asp-tRNA(Asn)/Glu-tRNA(Gln) amidotransferase subunit GatA — MNTFEKSQKIKNNDLKATENLENFIATIEKNNPSINAFLEINKESALSQAKKIDEKIKNGLKIGSLAGLVFGIKANINVEDRIISAASKTLENYYGSYDATVIKKIKEQDGIIIGMCNMDEFAAGSSTESSYFGATENPAAPGHIPGGSSGGSAAAIASEMCDITLGSDTGGSIRNPASHCGVIGFKPTYGAVSRQGLLDLSMSLDQIGPLSDNVSGISMALDTIVGYDETECTSLNQKFPSFTDIATQGHEKLQEDVKDMKVLCINQFKDVTDEHINKIIDESVDKIGDMGAEVVESSFDYIDLCLPTYYLINYVEFFSSTRKYDGRKYGHKIEDVCGEEVLRRIEMGSYISQQEFSGKYYKKALQARSLIRNEINKLLSDVDLILGPTVPKLPHKIGEKLEPMEMYAYDVLTVIANLAGIPAGSMKAGEYNGIPVGLQLQAKPNDDDKIIKTMAALESL, encoded by the coding sequence ATGAATACTTTTGAAAAATCACAAAAAATTAAAAACAATGATTTAAAAGCTACTGAAAACTTGGAAAATTTTATAGCAACAATCGAAAAAAATAATCCTTCTATTAATGCGTTTTTAGAGATAAATAAAGAATCTGCATTATCTCAAGCTAAAAAAATTGATGAGAAAATTAAAAATGGATTGAAAATTGGATCTTTAGCTGGATTAGTGTTTGGAATAAAAGCTAATATAAATGTAGAAGATAGAATAATCTCTGCAGCTTCTAAAACATTGGAAAATTACTATGGAAGTTATGATGCTACAGTTATAAAGAAGATAAAAGAACAAGATGGGATAATTATTGGAATGTGTAATATGGATGAGTTTGCAGCTGGTAGTTCTACTGAAAGTTCATATTTTGGAGCTACTGAAAACCCTGCTGCTCCTGGTCATATTCCTGGTGGTTCAAGTGGTGGTAGTGCTGCAGCTATTGCTTCTGAAATGTGTGATATTACACTTGGTTCTGATACTGGCGGTTCTATAAGAAATCCTGCATCTCATTGTGGTGTCATTGGATTTAAACCTACTTATGGTGCAGTTTCAAGACAAGGTCTTCTTGATTTATCAATGAGTCTTGATCAAATTGGTCCTCTTTCAGATAATGTGTCTGGGATTTCTATGGCTCTTGATACAATTGTAGGTTATGATGAAACAGAATGTACTAGTTTAAATCAAAAATTCCCTTCTTTTACTGATATAGCTACTCAGGGTCATGAGAAATTACAGGAAGATGTAAAAGATATGAAGGTCTTATGCATCAATCAATTCAAAGATGTAACTGATGAACATATAAATAAAATAATTGATGAATCAGTTGATAAAATTGGGGACATGGGTGCTGAGGTAGTTGAATCTAGCTTCGATTATATTGATTTGTGCTTACCTACATATTATCTTATAAACTATGTTGAGTTTTTCTCAAGTACAAGAAAGTATGATGGAAGAAAATATGGTCATAAGATTGAGGATGTTTGTGGTGAAGAAGTACTTAGAAGAATAGAGATGGGTTCATATATATCACAACAAGAATTCAGTGGAAAATATTATAAAAAAGCATTACAAGCAAGATCACTTATTAGAAATGAAATTAACAAGTTATTATCTGATGTTGATCTTATTTTAGGTCCAACTGTTCCTAAACTTCCCCATAAAATTGGAGAAAAACTTGAGCCAATGGAAATGTATGCTTATGATGTTTTAACAGTTATAGCTAATTTAGCAGGTATTCCTGCTGGAAGTATGAAAGCTGGGGAGTATAATGGAATTCCAGTTGGATTACAGCTTCAAGCTAAGCCAAATGATGATGATAAAATTATTAAAACTATGGCTGCATTAGAATCATTATAA
- a CDS encoding nucleotide-binding protein, with the protein MMKIGLVYVKGALPGFEDFGNLPTDIVKSNGLIKESNALKASEELDAIIIPGGSLLESNSVSTDLANEITKMAHDGKPVIGICSGFQLLANETDVGRKSPCPIIKKGLGLLDVNFSPLISNDRINAVISDNNNSFFTKNISSSDFITGFHCHTYGKIEIIDENDDNSSKDENTIKNNFGAKPLHYSKIKRMNYGDTDSSILSGVSNDDGNVIGTMIHGILDENPIIVDNILDYIGANYIELDDIFKANEKLKKFIKSELAIDTGITTKNINRCNEFKKIIISSINNKITNSKDINFYNLDSFNKEIPPTLMIGSTGSDSGKTFIVSGITGALTKKGLNVAVLKVGPDVRDIEPSLYLTKNKMEDYSSIKIGHIGWMDIEETLKRLKNSNYDFVIIEGVMSVFTGILNEKIPYSGAEIAVSSNIPILMVSGVNKGGIESAAVDLVSHTNKLKEMGVNVNGILLNKVYDENIFNNVSRFIATETGLSEEDILYLPKIKMDIRSTTPEVEIKLEEFSKYALKTVESYLDLEKIVKMAAIPGFKGYLSFDDIKKFF; encoded by the coding sequence ATTATGAAAATTGGATTAGTTTATGTCAAAGGAGCTCTTCCAGGATTTGAAGATTTTGGAAACTTACCAACAGATATTGTTAAATCAAATGGTTTAATTAAAGAGTCTAATGCTTTAAAAGCTAGTGAAGAGCTTGATGCAATCATAATTCCTGGAGGATCTCTTCTTGAATCTAATTCTGTTTCAACTGATTTAGCTAATGAAATTACTAAAATGGCTCATGATGGAAAACCAGTTATTGGAATATGTTCTGGTTTCCAATTATTAGCTAATGAAACTGATGTTGGACGAAAATCTCCATGTCCAATTATTAAAAAAGGTTTAGGTTTACTTGATGTTAATTTTTCTCCTTTAATTAGTAATGATCGTATTAATGCTGTTATATCTGATAATAATAACTCTTTTTTTACAAAAAATATTAGCTCTTCTGATTTTATAACTGGTTTTCATTGTCATACTTATGGTAAAATTGAAATTATTGATGAAAATGATGATAATAGTTCTAAAGATGAAAATACTATTAAAAACAATTTTGGAGCTAAACCATTACACTATTCTAAAATTAAACGAATGAATTATGGGGATACGGATTCTTCTATTCTTTCAGGTGTTTCTAATGATGATGGAAATGTTATAGGTACAATGATTCATGGAATACTTGATGAAAACCCTATAATTGTTGATAATATTCTTGATTATATTGGTGCTAATTATATTGAGCTTGATGATATATTTAAAGCTAATGAAAAACTTAAAAAATTCATAAAAAGTGAATTAGCTATTGATACTGGAATAACTACTAAAAATATTAATAGATGTAATGAATTTAAAAAAATTATTATTTCTTCTATTAACAATAAAATAACTAATTCTAAGGATATTAATTTTTACAACCTTGATTCTTTTAATAAAGAAATTCCTCCCACTCTTATGATTGGAAGTACTGGTTCTGATTCTGGAAAAACATTTATTGTAAGTGGTATTACAGGAGCTTTAACAAAAAAAGGGTTAAATGTAGCTGTTTTAAAAGTTGGACCAGATGTAAGAGACATAGAACCTTCTCTTTATTTAACAAAAAATAAGATGGAGGATTATTCCTCAATTAAAATTGGTCATATTGGATGGATGGATATTGAAGAAACCTTAAAAAGATTAAAAAATTCCAATTATGACTTTGTAATTATTGAAGGAGTAATGAGTGTATTCACTGGTATATTAAATGAGAAAATCCCTTATTCTGGTGCTGAAATAGCTGTATCATCAAATATCCCTATTTTAATGGTTTCTGGAGTTAATAAAGGTGGAATAGAGTCAGCAGCTGTTGATTTAGTTTCACACACAAATAAATTAAAAGAGATGGGGGTTAATGTTAATGGAATCTTATTAAACAAGGTTTATGATGAGAATATATTTAACAATGTTTCTAGGTTTATAGCTACTGAAACTGGTCTTTCAGAAGAAGATATACTTTATCTTCCAAAGATAAAGATGGATATTAGGAGTACAACTCCAGAAGTAGAAATAAAATTAGAAGAATTTTCAAAATATGCTTTAAAAACAGTTGAATCATATCTTGATTTAGAAAAAATAGTTAAAATGGCAGCTATTCCTGGATTTAAAGGATATTTGTCTTTTGATGATATAAAGAAGTTTTTTTAA
- a CDS encoding PadR family transcriptional regulator: MNMININSNYREINMDEDLEKDNYEEDDEKFIEENEDFPMVGEFDKSLLLGVMKGFLKIIVLWIITKERIHGYEIIKKMKEGNTTKKLKFKGPGPNKIYPILHELEKNGLIKGDWEFQGKRKLKFYEATEKGINTIELIKKKPHRDVPPIMKEFWRDVIVPHKNAGKDCKNQKEC, from the coding sequence ATGAATATGATTAATATAAACAGCAATTATAGAGAAATAAATATGGATGAAGACTTAGAAAAAGATAATTATGAAGAAGATGATGAAAAATTCATAGAAGAAAATGAAGATTTTCCAATGGTGGGTGAATTTGATAAATCATTGCTATTAGGAGTTATGAAAGGTTTTTTAAAAATAATAGTTCTTTGGATTATAACAAAAGAAAGAATTCATGGATATGAAATAATAAAAAAAATGAAGGAAGGAAATACCACGAAAAAATTAAAATTTAAAGGACCTGGTCCTAATAAAATATATCCTATCCTTCATGAGTTAGAAAAAAATGGATTAATAAAAGGAGATTGGGAATTTCAAGGAAAAAGAAAATTAAAATTCTATGAAGCTACAGAGAAAGGAATTAATACCATTGAACTAATAAAGAAAAAGCCTCATAGAGATGTTCCACCAATAATGAAAGAATTTTGGAGAGATGTTATAGTTCCTCATAAAAATGCAGGAAAAGATTGTAAAAATCAAAAAGAATGTTAA